The Zygosaccharomyces rouxii strain CBS732 chromosome A complete sequence genome window below encodes:
- the EPO1 gene encoding Epo1p (weakly similar to uniprot|P39523 Saccharomyces cerevisiae YMR124W Protein of unknown function green fluorescent protein (GFP)-fusion protein localizes to the cell periphery cytoplasm bud and bud neck): MVRSRGLLRSELLKTDGSIDVNNIDVNDDDDDGIDVNRARQQREPIPMGFGYVPQMAQVGQGKIPGLPPGVPAGTPMGSPSPMPNPHPNPQQNMGFRQNGPMRMQNGMPYRGGPPMGGMPPNGMPPNGMPPVGVPQQPQQPQRRAYSLNNVWRQRPRISHKNNKKRNSGGNEDDEVIMQESEDDVTFNDIRTMGKSEKYGFGADTAPIIPTLITKSHNNMNNTEYRKAMTAQRKNAMNAMAKQRQPGPVGAVPAAGADPRAMSLQGYGRGSPFNPMGPGGGPGVYPGTSPGFGGNPRTPSGMPRSMSMMTTQSRPSVGYMRQHQQNMFAARDNEPPPGGRANSLINIPSSSSVGPSPNTAAPVSGVPGVAGPSSGSNPTPAPRRNLRLGINPPMPQSLDPGPLTPDNDQSKNVTSPLKNQLVAPSPGSPPINGGQLNVLQLSQPQQNELKEREKQLADRERELKEKEEMVKKREAEVQEELKQKEQELERERLRKDQEELQKQEQRELMGPSEENQQQMKTEYSSNVPLQNQSLPPQDLSRCNTYDGLDLQPSSTLERGLDGLSLNDKLESESVADNKESENGRERKTEKKNNKNPSSYNNRESTISFGDLQNNRISTSTFMSALSDSPQKKNKPATGLYQLENTGNNEFFTAEEFFGHDANTNQGNSTLDISNMSPAASNTTATLNSNARMSGQLHSDTPVDRSRNGPNRKPLSKIPSASSRENESGSGARTFSRNSVSNVSMGSFLGSNDDTFDFKHANTDRNPSVKSVPSGKVTKGSSVKQVSEQNPESLKEEDGEMEHFSFDNTMGEPYEPMFAHGSELIPPKIRFKTIIVSSDQLNILKENKSLMSEISIISAELADSIKRECILEEKLQTISTNRDGNDKPLSGESLLDYEAQLRTKSEKIVDLLKQLNEQRLRRLIAEEQIFLSENGAKPTSTDLVHKITDLESQLTAKDYEISRLREYQPQPF; the protein is encoded by the coding sequence ATGGTAAGGTCGCGGGGGCTATTAAGGAGTGAATTGTTAAAGACTGACGGTAGTATTGATGTTAATAATATTGATGTAAacgacgacgacgatgaTGGTATTGATGTTAATAGAGCACGGCAACAGAGAGAACCAATACCGATGGGATTCGGATACGTACCACAGATGGCTCAAGTAGGCCAAGGTAAAATTCCTGGGCTACCTCCTGGAGTTCCTGCAGGCACGCCAATGGGATCCCCTTCTCCCATGCCTAACCCACATCCGAATCCACAGCAAAACATGGGATTCAGACAAAACGGGCCTATGCGCATGCAAAACGGTATGCCTTATAGAGGTGGACCTCCAATGGGTGGCATGCCACCCAACGGGATGCCACCCAACGGGATGCCACCTGTTGGTGTTccacaacaaccacaacaaccacagCGGAGAGCTTATTCCTTAAACAACGTTTGGAGGCAGAGACCAAGAATTTCTCACAAGAATAACAAGAAGAGAAATAGTGGCggtaatgaagatgacgaagTTATAATGCAAGAGagtgaagatgatgttACATTTAATGATATTCGTACGATGGgtaaaagtgaaaaatatgGATTTGGAGCCGATACTGCTCCCATTATTCCTACTTTAATTACGAAGAGTCACAATAATATGAACAATACAGAATATCGAAAGGCAATGACTGCTCAGAGGAAAAATGCAATGAATGCCATGGCAAAACAACGCCAACCCGGTCCAGTTGGTGCAGTTCCAGCAGCGGGTGCCGATCCAAGAGCAATGTCATTACAAGGATATGGTAGAGGTAGCCCTTTCAATCCAATGGGTCCTGGTGGTGGTCCTGGTGTTTATCCAGGCACAAGTCCCGGTTTTGGTGGTAATCCAAGAACTCCTTCTGGTATGCCACGTTCCATGTCAATGATGACAACTCAAAGTAGACCTTCAGTGGGGTACATGCGtcaacatcaacaaaaTATGTTTGCCGCTAGAGATAATGAACCCCCACCAGGCGGACgagccaattctttaataaATATAccttcatcctcttcagtTGGCCCCTCTCCCAATACCGCTGCACCAGTTTCTGGTGTGCCGGGTGTTGCTGGTCCAAGTTCAGGTTCCAATCCTACCCCTGCTCCTCGAAGAAACTTAAGATTGGGTATAAATCCCCCAATGCCTCAAAGTTTAGATCCTGGTCCATTGACGCCAGATAATGATCAATCCAAGAACGTAACTTCccctttgaaaaatcaattaGTTGCACCATCACCAGGTTCACCACCAATAAATGGTGGTCAATTGAACGTGTTACAGTTGtcacaaccacaacagaatgaattaaaggaaagagaaaaacAATTGGCAGATCGTGAAAgggaattgaaagaaaaggaagaaatggTCAAAAAGCGTGAAGCTGAagttcaagaagaattgaaacaaaaGGAACAAGAACTAGAGCGTGAACGACTgagaaaagatcaagaagaattacaaaagcAGGAGCAAAGAGAACTAATGGGGCCTTCGGAAgaaaatcaacaacaaatgAAGACTGAATATTCATCTAATGTACCACTTCAAAATCAATCGCTACCACCACAAGATCTGAGTCGTTGTAACACGTATGACGGACTTGATTTGCAACCTTCATCTACCTTAGAAAGAGGCCTCGATGGTCTATCTCTAAATGATAAACTAGAATCAGAATCAGTAGCCGATAATAAAGAGAGCGAAAATGGAAGGGAGAGGAAAACggagaagaaaaacaacaaaaatCCATCTAGTTACAATAACCGAGAATCTACAATTAGTTTTGGTGATCTTCAAAACAACAGAATTTCTACATCAACTTTCATGTCCGCTCTAAGTGATTCTCCacagaagaaaaataagCCGGCTACTGGTTTataccaattggaaaatactGGGAATAACGAGTTCTTTACcgctgaagaattttttggaCATGATGCGAACACTAATCAAGGTAACTCTACACTAGATATATCGAACATGTCGCCTGCTGCCAGCAATACTACAGCTACATTGAATTCCAATGCAAGGATGTCCGGACAGTTGCACAGTGATACCCCAGTGGACCGTAGTCGTAATGGACCTAATAGAAAACCTCTATCTAAAATTCCTTCGGCATCTTCAAGGGAAAATGAGTCTGGTTCAGGAGCTCGGActttttcaagaaataGTGTCAGTAATGTGAGTATGGGTAGTTTCCTCGGCTCTAATGATGACACTTTCGATTTTAAACATGCAAATACAGATAGAAATCCATCTGTTAAGTCAGTACCATCTGGCAAAGTGACAAAGGGGTCATCCGTTAAGCAAGTATCGGAACAAAACCCAGAgtctttgaaagaagaggaCGGCGAGATGGAACATTTTAGTTTCGATAACACTATGGGTGAACCATATGAGCCTATGTTTGCCCATGGTTCTGAACtaataccaccaaagatCAGGTTTAAAACAATCATCGTTTCATctgatcaattgaacattttgaaagaaaataaatCACTTATGTCGGAAATCTCTATCATCTCGGCAGAACTAGCAGATTCCATCAAACGTGAATGTATTTTAGAGGAAAAACTGCAAACAATTTCCACCAATAGAGATGGTAACGATAAACCTTTGAGTGGTGAATCACTCTTGGACTATGAAGCACAATTGAGAACCAAATCCGAGAAAATTGTTGATTTATTGAAACAACTCAACGAACAAAGGTTGAGAAGATTAATCGCCGAAGAACAAATATTTCTCAGTGAAAACGGTGCTAAACCAACTTCCACAGACCTTGTGCATAAGATTACAGATCTCGAATCCCAACTAACAGCGAAAGACTACGAAATAAGTCGATTGAGGGAATACCAGCCACAGCCATTTTAA
- the PKR1 gene encoding Pkr1p (similar to uniprot|Q03880 Saccharomyces cerevisiae YMR123W PKR1 Protein of unknown function overproduction confers resistance to Pichia farinosa killer toxin), with translation MSFFQNLWGSIFEPGTNPQLLIATHLSFTSLILVLVWLCYETRNVHFFALLTIAAILWALVTWFINELKHQPLRDNDQLAKDNGARAEEEQEDKKEKNTNNNKKANQESRTTGTTAAASSANTRRTKSRKT, from the coding sequence ATGTCGTTCTTCCAGAATCTTTGGGGTAGTATCTTCGAACCCGGTACTAATCCTCAGTTGCTCATTGCTACTCATCTTTCCTTTACCTCGTTAATTCTAGTCTTAGTATGGCTATGTTACGAAACTCGTAATGTCCATTTCTTTGCTCTGTTGACAATAGCAGCTATTCTCTGGGCACTGGTAACCTGGTTCATTAATGAGCTGAAGCATCAACCTCTAAGGGATAACGACCAGTTGGCAAAAGATAACGGTGCAAgagcagaagaagagcaagaagacaagaaggaaaagaacaCGAACAATAACAAGAAAGCTAATCAGGAATCTCGTACCACTGGAACCACCGCTGCAGCCAGTAGTGCGAACACACGTCGTACTAAATCTCGTAAGACTTAG
- the NCW1 gene encoding Ncw1p (some similarities with uniprot|Q3E842 Saccharomyces cerevisiae YMR122W-A), producing the protein MSLNSSLNNSNLSNSTSGIGSNLTSNLTSNLTSNSSSITTNSRLVHSNVVAPSSVTAGGLSGFNTSSGSLSSATPTVSDGSKIKNGAGAGLVANPLSWKYGAALGAVIVGSFVLGSGL; encoded by the coding sequence ATGTCTTTAAACTCTTCCCTCAATAACTCTAACCTTTCTAACTCCACGTCTGGAATTGGCTCCAATTTGACCTCCAATTTGACCTCCAATTTGACTTCAAACTCCTCTAGTATTACTACTAACAGCCGCCTTGTCCATTCCAATGTTGTAGCACCATCTTCCGTTACTGCCGGGGGCCTATCAGGATTTAATACATCTTCTGGTTCTCTTTCATCAGCTACTCCAACCGTGAGTGATGGTTCCAAGATAAAAAACGGAGCAGGTGCTGGTCTAGTCGCTAACCCATTGTCATGGAAATATGGTGCTGCATTGGGCGCTGTTATTGTAGGTTCCTTTGTACTAGGTTCGGGTCTATAA
- a CDS encoding uncharacterized protein (no similarity), whose protein sequence is MYFKPQLVLALLALTQARETTILAPNAAPSASGASVAAPSFPGAANNSVPAAGGGANGTSLSPNGTSFSPNGTNASPGYANNTAPSSSVAAGPAGSNPLNAVGAGGSGTGSQGSGSGGSPGGGSGGGSGGGSGAESSPAAQSGAGSGSQGSSGSGSSSHSSAEGANSQSESSSSSGGGSSVAQAGSQGTDEDGNQSSSQSETNSGPGGSSSDSDSSSEPASSASPSSSSGGSTGSSAAPPSAASSAAPIGSAPASGSSAPNPSGAHPTIAVASPSASQGGFSNNTAPSSPAAAVASPSLNGTNAAPAASVPAASAPAASAPAASAPANNATAPTDASPAPADDSSAPAASAPAASAPANNATVPTGVSSAPADASSAPADASAAPTDAASAPAASAPAASAAPSAVPSQAAPGNSTGSNSGLLRRSLLKRAETAIKADQFNLTGVN, encoded by the coding sequence ATGTACTTCAAACCACAACTTGTGCTCGCTCTTTTGGCTCTAACCCAGGCCAGAGAAACTACCATTTTGGCGCCAAATGCTGCTCCATCTGCTAGTGGTGCTAGCGTCGCAGCTCCATCTTTCCCAGGTGCCGCTAACAATTCTGTGCCAGCTGCTGGCGGTGGTGCAAATGGTACGTCCTTGTCACCAAATGGTACGtctttttcaccaaatggTACCAATGCATCTCCTGGTTATGCCAATAATACCGCACCAAGCAGCAGCGTTGCCGCTGGTCCAGCTGGCTCTAATCCACTGAATGCAgttggtgctggtggttcTGGTACTGGCTCTCAAGGTTCTGGATCTGGTGGTAGCCCTGGCGGTGGCTCTGGTGGTGGCTCTGGTGGTGGCTCTGGTGCAGAATCCTCACCAGCTGCTCAATCTGGAGCCGGTTCGGGCTCTCAAGGTTCTAGCGGTTCTGGTTCCAGTTCTCACTCCTCTGCTGAGGGTGCTAACTCTCAATCCgaatcatcttcatcttctggtGGCGGTTCTTCCGTGGCTCAAGCTGGTTCTCAGGgtactgatgaagatggtaaCCAATCTTCATCCCAATCCGAGACTAACTCTGGTCCTGGTGGCTCTTCGTCTGATTCTGATTCTAGCTCTGAACCTGCATCCTCGGCCTCTCCATCTTCTAGTTCGGGTGGATCAACTGGTTCCTCTGCTGCTCCTCCATCTGCTGCCTCTTCTGCCGCTCCTATTGGTTCTGCCCCAGCTAGTGGTTCTTCCGCTCCAAACCCATCTGGTGCTCATCCAACCATTGCGGTTGCATCCCCATCGGCATCTCAAGGTGGCTTCAGCAACAACACCGCTCCTTCTTCCCCTGCTGCAGCTGTTGCATCTCCATCTTTGAATGGTACTAATGCTGCTCCTGCCGCTAGTGTTCCTGCCGCTAGTGCTCCTGCCGCTAGTGCTCCTGCCGCTAGTGCTCCTGCTAACAACGCTACTGCACCAACTGATGCTTCTCCCGCTCCGGCAGATGACTCTTCTGCTCCAGCCGCTTCTGCCCCAGCCGCTAGTGCACCAGCTAACAACGCTACTGTCCCAACTGGTGTTTCTTCTGCTCCAGCAGACGCCTCTTCTGCTCCAGCCGATGCTTCTGCTGCTCCAACCGATGCTGCTTCTGCTCCAGCCGCTAGTGCACCTGCTGCTTCTGCTGCACCTTCTGCTGTGCCATCTCAAGCAGCTCCAGGTAACTCTACAGGTTCAAACAGTGGTCTATTGCGTCGTTCTCTATTGAAGAGAGCTGAAACTGCTATAAAGGCTGACCAATTCAACTTGACCGGTGTCAATTAA
- the RPL15B gene encoding 60S ribosomal protein eL15 (highly similar to uniprot|P54780 Saccharomyces cerevisiae RPL15B and to uniprot|P05748 Saccharomyces cerevisiae YLR029C RPL15A), which produces MGAYKYLEELQRKKQSDALRFLQRIRVWEYRQKNVVHRASRPSRPDKARRLGYKAKQGFVIYRIRVRRGNRKRPVPKGATYGKPTNMGVNELKYQRAMRATAEERVARRASNLRVLNSYWVNQDSTYKYFEVILVDPFHKAIRRDAHYNWICNPVHKHREARGLTATGKRSRGINKGHRYNNSQSGRRKIWKRHNTLSLWRYRK; this is translated from the coding sequence ATGGGTGCCTACAAGTACTTGGAGGAGTtgcaaagaaagaagcaATCTGATGCTTTGAGATTCTTGCAAAGAATCAGAGTCTGGGAATACAGACAAAAGAACGTCGTTCACAGAGCCTCCAGACCATCTAGACCAGACAAGGCTAGAAGATTGGGTTACAAGGCCAAGCAAGGTTTTGTTATCTACCGTATCCGTGTTAGACGTGGTAACAGAAAGAGACCTGTTCCAAAGGGTGCTACTTACGGTAAGCCAACCAACATGGGTGTTAACGAGTTGAAATACCAAAGAGCTATGAGAGCTACTGCTGAAGAAAGAGTTGCTCGTCGTGCCTCCAACTTGAGAGTTTTGAACTCTTACTGGGTTAACCAAGACTCCACCTACAAGTACTTTGAGGTCATCCTAGTCGATCCATTCCACAAGGCTATCAGAAGAGATGCTCACTACAACTGGATCTGCAACCCTGTTCACAAGCACAGAGAAGCTAGAGGTTTGACTGCCACTGGTAAGAGATCCAGAGGTATCAACAAGGGTCACAGATACAACAACTCTCAATCCGGTAGAAGAAAGATCTGGAAGAGACACAACACCTTGTCTTTGTGGAGATACAGAAAATAA
- the ADE17 gene encoding bifunctional phosphoribosylaminoimidazolecarboxamide formyltransferase/IMP cyclohydrolase ADE17 (highly similar to uniprot|P38009 Saccharomyces cerevisiae YMR120C ADE17 Enzyme of 'de novo' purine biosynthesis containing both 5-aminoimidazole-4-carboxamide ribonucleotide transformylase and inosine monophosphate cyclohydrolase activities isozyme of Ade16p ade16 ade17 mutants require adenine and histidine) has translation MGDYESTAILSVYDKTGLLDLAKGLSEANVRILASGGTARMVREAGFPVDDVSSITHAPEMLGGRVKTLHPAIHGGILARNLEQDEEDLQKQHIDKVDFVVCNLYPFKETVAKVGVTVSEAVEEVDIGGVTLLRAAAKNHARVTILSDPHDYPAFLSELKKGNGQVSQELRNHLALKAFEHTADYDNAISDFFRKQYSEGKSQLPLRYGANPHQKPAQAFVTQQEELPFKVLCGSPGYINLLDALNSWPLVKELSASLNLPAAASFKHVSPAGAAVGLPLSDVEKQVYFVSDIENLSPLACAYARARGADRMSSFGDYIALSNIVDVPTAKIISREVSDGIIAPGFEEEALAILKKKKGGKYCVLQIDPNFVPEPLETKQVYGVSLQQKRNDAIINKSSFREIVSANKNLTEQAVIDLTVATIALKYTQSNSVCYARNGMVVGLGAGQQSRIHCTRLAGDKVDNWWFRQHPRVLSIKWAKGVKRPEKSNAIDLFVTGQIPTEEPEKSDYESKFEQIPTPFTEEERKDWSSKLTNVSLSSDAFFPFPDNVYRAVRSGVKFIAAPSGSVMDKAVFSAADSFQVVYVENPIRLFHH, from the coding sequence ATGGGTGATTACGAAAGTACAGCTATTTTGTCTGTTTATGACAAGACAGGTCTTTTAGACCTTGCTAAGGGCTTAAGTGAAGCTAATGTGCGTATCTTAGCCTCTGGTGGTACTGCACGTATGGTGCGTGAAGCTGGTTTCCCAGTTGACGATGTGTCGAGTATTACACATGCACCTGAAATGTTGGGTGGTAGAGTGAAGACTTTACATCCAGCAATTCATGGTGGTATTTTGGCTAGAAACttggaacaagatgaagaggatttACAAAAGCAACATATTGATAAAGTCGACTTTGTTGTTTGTAACTTGTATCCCTTTAAAGAAACTGTAGCTAAAGTTGGTGTTACTGTATCAGAAGCCGTTGAAGAGGTTGATATTGGTGGTGTCACATTGTTGAGAGCTGCAGCTAAAAACCATGCAAGAGTAACTATTTTATCTGATCCTCACGATTATCCAGCCTTTTTAtctgaattgaaaaagggTAATGGTCAAGTGAGccaagaattgagaaacCATTTAGCATTAAAGGCCTTTGAACACACTGCCGACTATGATAATGCAATTTCTGATTTCTTCAGAAAGCAATACTCTGAAGGTAAGTCTCAATTGCCTCTACGTTATGGTGCAAACCCACACCAAAAACCTGCTCAAGCTTTTGTTACACAACAGGAAGAATTACCTTTCAAAGTCCTATGCGGATCACCTGGTTACATCAACTTGCTAGATGCATTAAATTCATGGCCATTGGTCAAAGAATTATCAGCATCTTTGAATCTACCAGCTGCAGCTTCATTCAAGCACGTCTCACCTGCTGGTGCAGCTGTTGGTCTCCCACTATCAGATGTTGAGAAGCAAGTTTATTTTGTCTCCGATATTGAGAACTTGTCACCACTAGCTTGTGCCTACGCTAGAGCTCGTGGTGCTGATAGAATGTCCTCATTTGGTGACTACATTGCTCTTTCAAACATCGTCGATGTGCCTACTGCAAAAATTATCTCTAGAGAAGTTTCTGACGGTATCATTGCCCCCGGTTTTGAGGAAGAAGCTCTAGctattttgaagaagaagaagggtGGGAAATACTGTGTTTTGCAAATTGATCCTAACTTTGTTCCTGAACCATTGGAAACCAAACAAGTTTATGGTGTTAGTTTGCAacaaaagagaaatgaTGCCATTATTAACAAATCTTCATTCAGAGAAATCGTTTCCGCCAATAAGAACTTGACCGAACAAGCAGTTATCGATTTGACTGTTGCAACCATTGCTCTTAAATACACGCAATCAAATTCCGTGTGCTACGCTAGAAATGGTATGGTTGTCGGTCTTGGTGCTGGTCAACAATCAAGAATTCACTGTACTAGATTGGCTGGTGATAAGGTTGATAACTGGTGGTTTAGACAACATCCAAGAGTCTTATCCATCAAATGGGCAAAGGGTGTTAAGAGACCTGAGAAAtcaaatgcaattgatttgTTCGTCACCGGTCAAATTCCAACTGAAGAACCAGAAAAATCCGACTACGAATCTAAGTTTGAACAAATTCCAACTCCATttactgaagaagaaagaaaggaTTGGTCATCTAAATTGACTAACGTTTCATTGTCTAGTGATGCTTTCTTCCCATTCCCTGATAACGTTTACAGAGCAGTCAGAAGTGGTGTTAAGTTTATTGCAGCTCCATCAGGATCTGTTATGGATAAGGCTGTCTTCAGCGCTGCTGATTCATTCCAAGTCGTCTACGTGGAAAATCCAATTCGTCTATTCCACCATTAA
- the ASI1 gene encoding putative ubiquitin-protein ligase ASI1 (similar to uniprot|P54074 Saccharomyces cerevisiae YMR119W ASI1 Putative integral membrane E3 ubiquitin ligase genetic interactions suggest a role in negative regulation of amino acid uptake), producing MNATSAIGSNVLESFSYLNQTAHSLIPDSVIFSPVVNYPYRLALSFVNAAKLQYEQALDVDILWFGVRCLKELTYYLLSSYATASFVTALILNRIVIMASLRSTANRVVLPLWSRVLLHLAAIIPLIYTLLQVLCQYGIVQKLEPLEFTTFLSSTFASYAWSNCVETFVASTTNTLPLEESDYSIFELSILFYCLKKSKQLDLPLQDYLPDCMMATLGRLLVHSVELFQCRKYRLFGSTILNFAGIGHFIYKVRWFGFNSLPVATRYINFPKMFSLFLIVMSVSTYSLAYLVRLDPFGRGGLDPQELQFYSFMRNWWEHLNCTGEEEFSCVVVKLATMLCMGRESMSKGVLREFSHINAPSSIHHSYVISGYLNNISTIPEDIEIRYRESIMTMHPGTSNAPGLVKRFKICIMLVKHFFAFFRKSRAPEIRQEPLAKDPNRYVTERNYAKFLSKPQFSQKETDLDNNQYLLPEDDLSGDYVPDQSEEVETDTEFGSDDEDLGTILAPESMDNLQEDLSWYISMWSILKSAVHSGTRLTRKQYAAIEPQKILTEVVLERTASHRTDDDDDDDDDDMDSTFACVVCKTNSRNVVLWPCRCFALCESCRVSLGLRGFNSCVCCRRDVHGYSKLHAI from the coding sequence ATGAACGCTACTAGTGCTATAGGTTCTAATGTTCTAGAATCTTTTTCGTATTTGAATCAAACTGCTCATTCTTTGATTCCCGACAGTGTTATCTTCAGCCCTGTGGTTAACTACCCGTATAGATTAGCACTTTCCTTTGTGAATGCCGCAAAACTTCAATATGAACAGGCATTAGATGTTGATATCCTATGGTTTGGTGTGAGATGCCTTAAAGAGCTCACCTATTACTTATTGAGTAGCTACGCCACTGCTAGTTTTGTTACGGCTTTGATCCTTAACAGGATTGTTATCATGGCATCTTTGAGATCAACTGCAAACCGTGTTGTCTTGCCACTGTGGTCAAGGGTTTTACTACACCTTGCAGCTATTATACCACTAATTTATACACTGTTGCAAGTATTGTGTCAATATGGGATCGTTCAGAAGTTAGAACCGTTGGAGTTTAccacttttctttcaagtaCATTTGCCTCGTATGCATGGTCGAATTGTGTGGAGACATTTGTAGCATCGACTACTAATACTCTACCGTTGGAGGAATCTGATTACTCTATCTTTGAACTATCGATTCTTTTCTATTGTCTAAAGAAGAGTAAACAGCTTGATCTTCCTTTGCAGGACTATTTACCAGATTGTATGATGGCAACACTGGGTAGATTATTAGTTCACTCGGTGGAATTGTTCCAATGTAGGAAATATCGTCTTTTTGGTAGCACTATACTCAACTTTGCAGGTATAGGGCATTTCATTTACAAAGTAAGATGGTTTGGTTTTAATTCATTGCCTGTTGCAACAAGATACATAAATTTCCCGAAAATGTTCTCGTTGTTTTTGATTGTGATGTCTGTCAGTACTTATTCATTAGCATACTTGGTAAGATTGGATCCGTTTGGCAGGGGAGGGTTAGATCcacaagaattacaattttattcGTTTATGCGCAATTGGTGGGAACATTTAAACTGTACAGGCGAAGAAGAGTTCTCATGCGTTGTGGTTAAACTGGCTACTATGCTATGTATGGGCAGAGAATCGATGAGCAAAGGTGTGTTAAGAGAGTTTTCTCATATCAATGCACCCTCAAGCATTCATCACAGTTATGTGATTAGCGGTTATTTGAATAACATCTCTACGATTCCAGAGGATATTGAAATTAGGTATAGAGAGAGTATTATGACAATGCATCCAGGCACGAGTAATGCGCCTGGTCTagtgaaaagattcaaaatttgcaTCATGCTAGTCAAACATTTCTTTGCTTTCTTCCGTAAATCCAGAGCACCAGAAATAAGGCAGGAACCATTAGCGAAGGATCCCAATAGATATGTGACTGAAAGGAATTACGCAAAATTCTTGTCCAAACCGCAATTCTCTCAGAAGGAGACCGATCTCGATAACAATCAATATTTGTTACCAGAAGATGATCTTTCAGGTGATTACGTGCCGGACCAAAGTGAGGAAGTGGAAACTGATACAGAATTTGGTagcgatgatgaagatttaggGACCATATTAGCTCCTGAAAGTATGGACAATTTACAAGAGGATCTTTCTTGGTACATATCCATGTGGTCCATCTTAAAATCGGCAGTTCATAGCGGTACTAGGTTAACTAGAAAACAATACGCCGCTATAGAACCGCAGAAGATTCTTACCGAAGTGGTGCTCGAGAGAACTGCATCGCATAGAACtgacgacgacgacgacgatgatgatgatgatatggATTCGACCTTTGCCTGTGTGGTTTGTAAGACTAATTCAAGAAATGTGGTATTGTGGCCTTGTAGATGTTTCGCCCTCTGCGAAAGCTGTAGGGTATCCTTGGGGCTACGTGGATTCAACTCATGTGTATGCTGCAGAAGGGACGTTCATGGATATAGCAAGTTGCATGCAATTTGA